The DNA region actagcacttccatggagacacggggagagagagacagctcgaatggtgtacttagtattagtaTGTCCACTCCAcgaacgcagagcgaaaaacggtctaaggcgaggggagatgggcacatgaagtacacgtctacaggtctctgctgcaaaccgatctgaatattgaaatacgagcctcggcgtatcatcctaaaggatcagatttgtagagccggtgcgtaaataaatcggtcgtaacccaccgcgtatttttgggtactatgagataaaggctggaaaaaccctatcatcactctcggtaagagggaccggctcgaaacgtccttcgccagcaggacatcgacttttgcacgcagtacatgtgcatcggacgcttcactatagtgaaacgaatgcccgagaatttgggggagtgccggtaattgtattacgtaaccgaggcggatagtgcgtaaaacccaacgagacgggctgggaactgaagcgaagcatcccgggaccgtacgaggagaattaacgacactaccgaagtacccgcggtggggcagcgaagcgagacaggtgatactgccggtgcgtctgctgtaaCAGCataacatctacagtatgtgtgtgtgagacactgacctgagcccgctgagggtgacggtcgtctggtctcctctgcagagagcgcagactccgatgagggtgctggtggtccggtctcctcagtggagagctcggactcctcaggacaccagctggcgatagaggagaggtaggggagctggtgtgtacccgctcacggctctctcgatcctccggagacctggagaggaaagaggaatgcactcttatgtgtggttaagtgggtaccggctggacagccggtggaacatatgcaaaccaaggattttccacccgaccctctaccgggggaaggagcgaatcactgtctcctgaagagtgatcctctgccactccgggtcgcccgtctctggccacttaaactcccgattttcacgggaagcggctaagcgggcggggcgagctgctgacgaccggttcccctgcgctgccgagatggggtccgaggaggggaacggaggtggccgccgcaggacgcggacggcgagaggcagactgaggagccggcgttggtggaccagggcagctctcatccgccggggcacgacctaggagatcgcctcagtctgcgcagcggagctatacgactccccgggctcgccgaagaggccggtctgtgagacaggagcattcatgaagttgttccgtcatataagccagacatagccaagggtggcgatcttgaacactgtggtggacatcgtacgactgaaggtcgcggcttccctcgtatatctctaaagcctcgtttggtgaacctgcagtacgttaatgcgtgcagggctgaagccgcgtctccgcatgcctgatgggcagcgcccgtaaccggacgactgtctatacaaacacgggagggaagggttgggaggtccctccaggaacgcagctgcatcgcaaccccccgctcaactgaagggatccccccttagcggctccgttagtgagggagatgaggggtgaagctgaacggccgagacggccgcaaatcacgtcagctcttcgtgccgtcgggaaaggcaggcacaggaggtgaggaccgtagaggcccgggcagctccgaagtaccaatcatgtgggcgggacggttcgggcggagaggaattaacccctccaactctaccgtttccgccgctcgagcgggcacggccgccatctccgggaagactccgcctcggagggaaaaaatgggcacccctctgatgctgtagaagtgacgggaccagaaggaggtccagtggattcggcagaaatcgcagaacacgactctgcagtctccaccggagcctcaaccggctgaggatgagaaggccggtaggtgaaggacgcatcctccgtcctactcagcgtagtgatgcgaagagcgtcctgcgagcgcttgacagccgcaccatggcggcgttcagcactgcaaaggcgcggacgccgttcccgtagaaacgacagtcgtctccgcaatccaagagggttatgctctcacagagagagcaaaagctctccacgaacgcagcctcggagtgctcgatgccatagcacgaagacagcgctcgtgaccgtcactggaatccctgtacttctcgcatccaagatcgcacggaggaaaagctatcctgaaaaggacgctgatctccgaatatacgagagagtggctgtctttaaaaagacacagagctctcacgtatcactctttagggaaatcactcttaggtgctcagctgatgatgcgcacagggagaggcaacgcacacactaaactcaaaacaaaaaagatgcagagcagtggaatactgcgagcgtccgctgtgtcagtactgcttgtcaatcaacttcagcaaccgttcccagaagagcagagagtagcttctcagtagcagataatgccggctttcgaagcgaaaaaagctaatttccatatttgcacctgtggcttatatacgcacctggcggggcggcgccagcattatgcaaatatctcaatgccaagttcattggcgttttagtagagtacgaagcagattggtctctctaagcgagttcccaattcgtcggtcacgacgtgacgtcgtagtgaccgactgaaagggaacacttacaaatcaagttcatatacattaaggattcttatgaaaacattttaattattatttacataaaataaacgtaatacagccacacaacaaacttatgaaaatattttaaacgtTATTTGCattagaattttttaacgcagccacaaaataaataaatactatcaccacaatgctcaccactatgatttcccttatctcatgtgttaatattttttattgtaacaatttatgatttgcaaaaataactgttgcatctgtgtagattaaagtgtgtgcgcgttgtgcacgctatacattatggtcaagcatgcgcccttaaaatagcataaagaaccacgcgcaacgcgccactgactttagactagttgttttggtcagtggcccaattgttttttgaaactgcaaaatagcatcagggatggtttggggcgcaacacgcctccttttttgcactgaaccgcccagggagcgcaagttcattccctagtttgccaacGTGCgcctgtggagggaaaaacccgctgtgcgccggtgcaaaatacgaatgatacatgcatcactgacaaagtcaattgcgctgggtgcaagatagggcccaacgTGTTGTTCAATGTGgttcaatttttttctgacagtgtagtcaTGACCATTGCCTGAACAAGTTAATTGAACGAAAGATTTATATTTTGGGTGAACGTAAACTAAACATACTGTATTACTACCTGAtgaacgttactgtgaactTGTTCATTCTGGTGTttgtgaacggcacgctctctcagtttaacgtcgttgaatagggtgccagatttcttCCAGGTGAAAACCcaactaaaacacactgtaaacaggccttaatatGTAGCGGataaaacacccaatctggcaacaccacCAGTCTTTCACCGCTTCATGCGTCAACAAAACAAAGAGCAGCATGGCACACTGACTCTGGACGCTGCTGAAATCActctcacatagtttaacattaaataacatcatatttgtcccaaatcgttaacgattaacataggctgcttacgcatattctggatcttgaaatagactctgactaagcttgcgctatttaatgtgcctGTGCAGTGTGCGATATGCGAGTTGTCCTACACGCGACGCCTCGCAGCGCTTCTTGCCCGGTTTGCGACCCCCTTGAAGCACCCGGCTAGgctttcaaggtatgtgcaagcaaataaacaaattaaaagacagtcaatgctaatgtaaaccctggttggataaggatttaaagttggatatgaagatgcaatctgacgcatttagtttcagtgttaaaactgataaaataattgctgtctgtgatTCTATATGGGCTACAATggcaatgatttttttttataatatgggaaaaaaagaactataaatttgttcatttttggaactgtgaactagttcaacattttgaaatatgaactatgaactgaactaggttattttaaaatttgtgaactgaaCTTTGacctagttcatgtagaaagtaaactttCCCAACAATGGTCATGACACATGACCACTGAAATAATACTGTCAATACTTAATGGTAAATTACATCAATCTATTAAAAATTTCATAAAACCAGTTAAAAGAAACATACTGTATATCGTAacggtttttaaaaaagtatttgatacagtaacagtatttttttatttcctttagATCttattttataaagaaaatTGAGGAAAGCATTGCATTTTTGATGACGTCTGGTCTGTGCCTGTAAAAAATCCCAGAACTTAGTAGTAGCTGTGGCCTGATGATGCAGATGAGCAGGGAGACTCAGTGGGAGCAGTGCACAGACTCATGGGAACAGAATATGGTTTATTTAGAAACCATGACGTGTGTCACACTTTCATTTCAGTCTAGCACATAAGACTGAGACTCAGGGAGATAAGAGAAACATATCACATTATAGTGTCATTGATGTGTAGGACATATTAATGGTCTAGGTGTTTATCATTGTACCTTTTAATCCTCCTGTTATGTATGCATTTGATGCTTATATGCAAGTTCATTGAACTTCTGACTTTTCAGAGAAAGCTTTTCTCTTCACAGCACTGTTCTGTTCAGATTTACATCCCAATATAACAGACCCTTCAGAATTAAGGTAAACTTCAGAAGCGCATAAATATTAgccatatatttaatttttatgtcactgtttaaacatatttttgatACCTTCtggaaatgtgtaaaaaaacactTCTTAAGAAAACAAATGTGTTCACTATGTAAATTTATACTGAAGAAAACAATACCTTTTTTACTTGTATGAACTTTATTTCTTTCAACAGAACTCTTTTAAACCTTTTTGTTCAGCATGACAGATCACCCTGCAAATAATATTACGTATACAGACTTTAAACTGAATGGTTTCCACAGCCTTGGAGAATGGAGGCCTTTGTTATTCATCCCCTTCTTTCTGATGTTTGTATTGTCTATCTTAGCGAATTCTACTCTGATATATTTAATCAAATCCCAGCAGTCTCTGCATTCACCTATGTATGTACTTATAGGTTTTATGGCTTTTTCAGACTTGACATTGCCTATGGTTTTTGTACCCAATATGCTACTtaacttattattttattggACTGAGATATCGTTAAATGGTTGCTTGATACAAatgttttgcatttattttgcTGGATCATTTCATTCAACTTTGCTTTTCTGGATGGCACTAGACCGTTATTTTGCAATATGCAAACCTCTTTACTATCATAAATACATGGAAATTGGCAGTTTTATTAAGTTTGTTGTTGGGCCAGTAATGAGAAATGCATTTCTGGTAGTAACCATGGTCTCTCTGGCTGGAAAACTGTCATACTGTACAAATGTAATCGATCACTGTTTATGTGAACACATGGCATTGGTTCAGTTGGCATGTGGTGATATATCCATTAATAACATTGTAGGTCTTTTGTCTGCTTTTCTTATACCCACTACAGATTTTATTCTCATTACTGCTTCATATGTTGTGATTTTTGTCTCAGTGTTTAAATCTGGTAAGGGTCATTTAAAGGCCATTAATACATGTATTACTCACCTGATTGTTATGACGCTTAGCTTGTCTTCTGCCCTGATTGCATTTTTGTTATACAGAATAAGTAATCATATTTCTTCAAGCACACGTATATTTATAAGCATCATGTACTTACTTGTTCCAAGTTGTATTAACCCACTAATCTATGGATGGAGAACAAAAGAAATAAGACAAACATTTCTGAAGTTTATAAAAACTGGAAAAGTTTTACCTTTTTAAAAGAATTAATGGCTCGTCTAAATGAATTAATCTATCAAATATAATGCATTCAAACATCACCCATACATAAAACTAATGTTTGTCAACATTATTAATGAGAAAGAGCTACATTACCTATTTACAGTAACTTGCACTGGAAAGTATTCTGTGCAACTGTACGTAACATGTAAAATACTTGGTAttcatttgtttcatttaacattagagtaaaaaaattaatcaaacCCACAATTTGTATTATTTGTTAAAAGTATAATCATTCTTTATTGCTAGCTGTTTTTTCTAGCTGAGTAATGATGTATTATTTTAGTAGTCTATTTTAAATCATGATTGTTATATGTCTTTTTGCTACAGTATATGGTATGATAAGtattatatgtttttaaatagtttaagAAAGAACAACTACTAGATAAGATTGGTATTCTGTACGTAATAGGTAATATTTGTAATTACAAAGTATTTGCAACTGTCATGAATAGGTTTTTTTAATGCCCTAATCTGGTTAACTAAAACTGAATTTTTTATAGGACCTTTTTACAGTTACTTGATTGAATGATTATCTTAAAAAGACTACATTTAACTGACTCTAAACTATTTTAACATACATCATTGATAATATTACTAATCAGTTGCCATCATTTATCGAGTAGATATGATGTATTATGGTAAACCATGGGTATTTTAGATTTGACAAATGTACTGAAGAACGTATTGTTTAATGGTTGTTAGTACAAAAATGTAATGAAATGAAACATAACATGACAATGCAATCACAGTGTAAAATCTGATGACAATATTGCTTTATATATGTGTTTATGACATAGTCAACAGTAATAAACATATACAATTgataaaagtttacattttttaatagaGTTGCATAAGCAAAATAATCATGTTTTCTTCCCATAAAGGCCTTTCCAATATATCATGACACTAATAACAATTCAATAGCTAGTAATGGCAAGACTGTGTAAAGTAACTTTTAGCTGCATGCACAAGTTAACACTA from Paramisgurnus dabryanus chromosome 8, PD_genome_1.1, whole genome shotgun sequence includes:
- the LOC135720915 gene encoding olfactory receptor 52K1-like, whose protein sequence is MTDHPANNITYTDFKLNGFHSLGEWRPLLFIPFFLMFVLSILANSTLIYLIKSQQSLHSPMYVLIGFMAFSDLTLPMVFVPNMLLNLLFYWTEISLNGCLIQMFCIYFAGSFHSTLLFWMALDRYFAICKPLYYHKYMEIGSFIKFVVGPVMRNAFLVVTMVSLAGKLSYCTNVIDHCLCEHMALVQLACGDISINNIVGLLSAFLIPTTDFILITASYVVIFVSVFKSGKGHLKAINTCITHLIVMTLSLSSALIAFLLYRISNHISSSTRIFISIMYLLVPSCINPLIYGWRTKEIRQTFLKFIKTGKVLPF